The genomic stretch GCGCGCGGCGGAGGCTGCGCGGTGCTTCCATCCGTGCTGCCGCCCATGTGATCCATCATGGCCCCGATGGCGAAGCCGAGTATGCCGCCGATGGGGCCGCCGAAGGCCCAGCCGAGCCCGCCACCGATCCATTTGCTGAAAGCCATTGCGCGAATTGAGGTCGGCAAAGATGAATGTTGGGCCGTGCAGTGCCAGCGCGCCGATGCACGAGCGGCTACTGCTCCTGCTGCTCGGCTTCAGCCGGCACCACACGGTACCGCAGCAGCACATCCGACCACACGGTCTCATTCCCTGCGGTGCGCGCATCGCGCAGCGGTGATGGATCGCTCCAATCGCCGGGCTCCGGTGATTCGGGCAAGGGCAGGTCGAAGGCGAGCCAGGTATCCTCCTCGATGTGGAAGCTGAGGATGCGCGTGCTCGAACGGGTGTTCAGATCCGCTCTCACAGGCACGATCAAGAAGCCCCCCTCCTCCCGGAACTCCGATCGATCGACGGTCGCGTAGCCGTTGTCCTTCGGTCCTGCATACAGGCTCATGCGGATCTGATCAGGCTCACGCGATCGGTCCGTGATCCGCTCCAGCGGCACGCGCACCTCCACCTCCAAGGCGAGCAAGGCGCCTTGATGCTTCAAGGGGCGTGGGATGGACAGCAGGCTGAGCCCTGCGATGCCGAAGAGCGCCACTTGGGCCAGCAGCAGCGACAAGCCCAATGCCTTCCAGAACTGCATCCATTCCGCTGCGCTCACGAGCTTGGTTCCCAGCAGTCCCAACAAGAAACCGCCGATGAAGCCCGCTGGGATGAAGAGGAAGACGATCGCATAGCCGCGCTTGCCCTCGAAGTCGCTCACGCCGTGCAGGCCCGTGACCTTGTCAGCCACGAAAACCGTGGCGAAGGCCGTGATGATGGCTGTGAGCAGGGCGACGACGAGGGCGATCTTCCAGGACATGGTGGGCGCGTGCCGGTGAAGATCGCATCTTCGACGCATTCAGGCGTGAACAGCAAGTGCATGGCACAGGTCATCATCACCGAAGAGGGGCGCTCCGGCTCCGTGCTTTTTGAATCCGATGGCCGCCGCATCTCCGGCTGGTGGGAATTCGCCGGAGGCGATGCCGTGGCGATCGTTCACATCGGCAGCGCCAGCGAGTGGCGGCATGGCCACTCCTGGGCGGTGGATCAGCGCGTAGAGATCATGCGCTTCATCGCGGATGAGGTGATCCGGCAAAAGGCCAGCAGCTGCAAGGCCGTGATCGATGAGGAGGGCGGATGGATCACGCTCAAACGATGATCTACAGCGGATGAGCGACACAAAGGATGAACAGGAGACCGCCGTCGCATGGTACCGGCGGTACCGTTCGCTGGGCCTCAAGCTCTCGCTATTCGTGGGCGTTGCGGCCCTCATCTTCGGCGCTGTGATGTGGTTCGGGAAGAAGGTCCTCTCCGTGGCCCCCGCGAGCGGAGTTCCGCTGGGCGAATGCGTGCGCACCGAAAGCCACATCGCCTCGCTCATTCAAGCCACCGACCCGCACCTGCCCGAGATCAGCGGCCGCGGCGGAAACACCACCACGAGCGTCAGCATCCTGATCATTCCGATGGATGGGAGCGAGCCGAAGAAGATCCTGATCGCCGAGGGCCTCACGTCGAATCAGTTCGCCTTAGCGAAGATCCTCGGCAGTGATGGACAGGTCCTGTGGTTCGACGTCAACGGCATCGGCGGCGTGGACCTGAAGCGCTTGGCATTGCTGCAACCCGCAGAAGTGCGAGACCCCTACGTGCCGAAGTCCGCATGGCCCTTCGCGATCAGCGCTGACACCTACCTCTCCGCTGGTTTCATCGTAGCGCACGGACAATGGCTCGGGCTCCATTCAGAAGAGGAGCTGATGAGCGAGTTCGCTCCGAAGAAGTTCTTGCGGCGCGTGGTCCCGCAGCCACTTCGCTCTGCTCGTGGTGACGGCCTACCAGTGCGCCGATTCCATCGCGGTGTGCTTGAAGCGCCCGTGGATGAGAAGTACCATCGCATCATTTCCATGGATCCGCTCAGCAACGATGCGTACTTCAATGCGGCCTTCCTGCGCATGGACGACGATGCGGAACCGATTCGCCTCACCGATCCCGATGGCGCGCTCATGATCCACACCTCTGAGCCCGGGCTCAAGGGCACCACCGCCATCTCTCGTGTCGACCTTGATGGCAGGGTCATTTGGTCAGTGGATACCGCCATCGATCGCTTCAAGCTCTTGCAGATCCTGCCGGGGAAAGAGTCGTTCGCCTTCGTGGGCACGCGGCTGCCCGTGCCGGATAAGCTGAGTGAGCCCTTGGTGGTGATCGTGGATAATGCCACAGGTGAGGTGCGCTCGGAGACGTTGTGGAGGTAGACCAAAGCGCCGGTCGGTCACACGCGCCTGCTCTCCGCCGCATTGACTTGATGCCCCGAGGTCTGGAAGGATCCGTCTACATTTGATTCACAGGGTTCCAACGCCAGCCCATCGATGTCCAAAGGATCCCAAGGTGAGCCAACGGTCCTTGACCTGCTCAAGGAGCTGAAGGAGTACATCATCGTGCTCGCCCTGCTCGCCAGCGTGGTGGGCTACCTTGCGTACAACCTGCACAAGCTGCCGGAGAGCATGTGGCTGTTGCGCATCCTGTTCTGGATGGCCGTGCCGGTGATCCTGCTGCTGATCTACCTCTACAACCTGCGGCCTGCCATGATCAGGCAGCGCGAGCTGCGCATCCGTCCTACCGGCGACCCCACGGCGGAGTACTTCACGACGTCGCCACGGACGGAAGCGGATAGCGCGCTTTTCAATGGTAAACCGGAATACGAGAAGATTCTGAGCTGGCTGATGAGCGCGCATGAACCCGTCCTGATGCTCACTGGTCAATCGGGGGTTGGCAAGAGTTCGTTGGTCGATGCGTACTTGGCGCCTGAGCTGAGCAAACACTCCGAGCCGCGTATAGAGGTCGTCCGTTTGCGTGCAGGGCAGGATCCGCTTGCTGAGTTGAAGGGTGCCTTATCTGAACGGCTGAAGGCTTTCGGCAATGATGCCGGCAACCTGGATGCCCTTCAACTGGTGAGCGCCTTGGAAAGCATCGCACCTGCTGGACATCGCACGCTGATCGTGCTGGACCAATTCGAGGAGTTCTTCCTGTTGCAAGGCGCGGTCGCCAATGCGGATCCCGTGAGCGCGGGAAAACCGATCGTGCATCAGCCGATGGTTGAGGAACTCCGGGATTTTTTCCGCAGGCTGTTGGTACTGCGGCCAACGCGCCTTTCCATCCTGCTCTCCTATCGTGAAGACCACCAGCCAATGGTGGACGCACTTGAACTGCCCGCGCGGACCGAGCGGCTCAACTGGATGCCCGTGTACCCGATGTCACTTGCCAGCACGCGGGCCTTCATCAACGCCTGCCCCGGCCTCAATGTGCCGAAGGAGCGCATGGACAAGGTGATCGCAGAGGCCGCACGGTACGAGGATAGCCAGGGCATCCGGCCGATCGTGTCTAACATCCTCGGGCTCGTGCTGCTCCGTATGGTCGACCATCCTACGGCCTGGCGAAGGACCGACGATCTACTGCGCTATTACGTGGAGAGCGGATTGGGTAAGGAATTGCGGCTCGACCGGGCCAAAGTGCTCCGATCGCTGCTTTCTGATTTCAGGACCGCAACACCGCATGCCGTCAGGAAATTGGCGAGCTCGACGCGCTGGTCCGTACGCACCCTGGAGAACCAATTGGAACTACTCGGACACCATGGCCTGCTGCGCTGCCTGAATCCCGCCGAACCGGAGCCTGGCGAGCGCAAATGGCAGATCGCGCATGACTTCCTCGCCTTGCAGGTGGATCGCGTAATGCCCGGCATTCATCAAACGACCTTCCGTGCGATCCGCCCGTGGCTCGCTCCGACAGCCTTGCTCATCGTCATCCTGCTTACCTCATTCATCGCCAATAGCCCCGAAGACAGAGCCGCACGCTCGCTCCGTGAAGTCGGGCTGATGTGGGATCCGGAACGGCGGACGATCGAGTCATCAAGCTACGCCGAGGAGAACCTCTCATCGGAAATGATCCGTGAACGGAAAGGCGATCTGGTGCTCCTTGATCCGCAAGCGATGAGTGTCTACTCCGAGGTATTGGTCGATCTCGAATGGCTTCAGGGACTTCAATCGTTGCGATCCCTTGATATCCTTGGCTGCAATGAGCTGAAGGATCTTAGTGGATTGCATTGGGCACCCGGAATCGTGGAACTTGAGATATCTCTGAACACCGGTATCGAGGAACTGGGCGGGCTGCAACACCTCCACGGGCTCAGGTTCTTTTCTATGGCATATTGCCCAAAGCTCAACGGTATCGAAGAGTTGTCGGGCCTGACAAGCCTGCGAACGCTGAGCCTGGCGAGCAACGACTGGCTGAAGGACTTGAACGCGATACGCGGCTTGGATTCGCTGGAGCAACTTCGCCTGGGTAATTGCCAACAACTCACCGACTTCAGCGGGCTGCAAGGCTTTGCGCGGCTAAGTCGTCTGGACTTGAAGAGGTGCGTTCGGCTGAAGGACCTCGAAGCGCTGCGCGGGTTGACCTCACTCCGGGCGCTTGACATCTCCTTTTGCGACAGCCTTGTCGACCTGAGCGCGCTGACGGCACTACCTGCCATGGATACCTTGCGCTTGCATGGGCCGTGGTTGTTCGAGATGGTGGATGAACTACCACCATTACCCCAACCGCGACGGATAGAGATCGGTGCATGCGAATTACCCGTCGGTGCCGATACCGCAGGTCTTCGCGCGAAACTCCCCCATATGGTGGTGCTACCGAAACCGGATAGGTAGATGATCCATGCATTGTGCTGTAAAGGGGTTGTCCAATCCATCGCTTCAAACTCGCACAAGTCATGACCGGAAAGGGCGCCTACGCATTCGTCAGCACTAGGCCTCCTTTGCCTGACAAGCTTAGCGAGCCCTTGGTGGTGATCGTGGATAACGAATCGGGCGAAGCGAGCACCCATTCACTGTGGCGCTAGCCGCTGGGCATTGATGAGGTAGCTTGCGGCATGCATGTATTGCACCTTCTGCTTGTCGGCGCTTCCTTCAACGCCATCATCGTGCAGGCCCAGCCTTGGGAACGCCCGCTGATGCAGGCGTGGTCGGCTGATGGCGTCACCTTTTCCGTGCCCTCGATCTTCCAGGATTCCTCTGGCGTGCCGTCAGTGATCCGCTGGAAGCCAGACACGCTCATATGCGCCTTCCAATGGTTCCGCCAGCCCATGGGCTCACCATCCTGGGACCGCGTCGCCGTGAAATTCTCCTACGATGACGGCCAGAGCTGGACTACGCCCGAAGCGATCCTTGTGAACGGCCTGCCATCGGGCTATCAACGGCCCTTCGACCCTACGCTCGTGAAGCTTGGCGGCGACAGCCTGCGCATCTACTTCTCATCCAGCGCCACGCCGCCCATGGGACTCGATGCCTCAGTGAACACCTATTCGGCCCACACCACCGATGGCGTCAACTACACCTTCGAGCCAGGTGCGCGCGTGGACGTGGCCACCATGCCCGTGATCGATCCCGCCGTGATCCGCTTCGGGCCGGGCTGGCACTACGCCGCGCCGGCCGGTGCGCCGCAGGATGGCGCTTACCACTACCTCTCGCCCAATGGGATCGACTTCAACGCCGTGCCCATGATTCCGTCCGACGCCATGCACAACTGGACCGGCAACTACATGGTGGAAAGTCCGAACGAGCTCCGCTTCTATGGCGCTGGGCAGAACGGGGTCTGGTACAACTCCTCGCCGAACGGCGGCACCTGGAACGGCTACGTGAGCACCAACATCATGGGCGGCGACCCGAGCGTGGTGAAGGTGGCTGACAACAGCTACCTGATCGTTTACGTGGGCCAGCCATACGCCATGGGTCTTGATGGACCAGCTGCCTCAAGCGCGAAAGTATCGGTGGTGCCGGTGCCCGCGCGCGACAGGCTCCGCCTCGTGAACGGATCATCTGTTGTGAGCTACCTGATCCTGAGCATGGCCGGTGCGATCCTGCAAGAAGGCCGGCCGATGAACGGGATGATCGATGTGCAGCGCATTCCGGCAGGCGCGCACCTCCTGCAACTGCATGATGCGGAGGGTGAGCGCACGACCTTGCGGATCATGAAGGATTAGGGCAACGCCGGATCGGATCATTGTCCTTTGCTCCATGGAACGCAAACGCATCGCGATCATCGGGGGAGGACCTGCTGGCCTGATCGCAGCCGATGCGCTCGCCCAACATGGCGAGGTGCACCTCTATGAGCAAGGCAAGAGCGTAGGCCGCAAATTCCTCGTGGCCGGACAAGGCGGTTTCAACCTCACGAACAGTGCGGAGGGCGAAACGTTGAAGGCGATGTATGCGCCACCCGGTTTCCTGGATGAAGCCCTCGCATCCTTCGGGCCCGCGGAATTGCGCGCGTGGCTGCAGGAGATGGGCATCGAAACCTACGTGGGCACCAGTGGCCGTGTCTTCCCGGTGAAAGGGACCAAGCCCATCGATGTGCTGCAGGCCATCCGCGACCGGCTGATCGCGCGCGGGGTGCGATTCCACTTGGAACATGCCTTCATCGGCTTCGATGCCGAGGTGCGCCCGATCATCGAGCATGCGGGCAGTCGTTCAGCCGTGCAAGCGGATCGCGTGCTCTTCGCGTTGGGCGGCGCGTCATGGTCCGTCACCGGATCCACGGGCCATTGGGTCGCGCATTTCGCATCGCTCGGCCTGGACATCGCGCCGTTCCGCTCATCGAATTGCGGGATCAACGTGCAGTGGCCCGCGCACTTCATCGCCGCGCACGCCGGCAAGCCCTTGAAGAACATCCGCATCACGGCTGGCGACCGAAGCGTGCTTGGCGAGGCCACGATCACGGAGCACGGCCTCGAGGGCAACGCGATCTACCCGATCGTGCCGGTGGTGCGCGAAGCCTTGGAGCGCGGTGAGGAGGCCTTCATCCGCATCGACCTGAAACCGAACAGCACCGCCGAGCACCTGTTGCACAAGCTTTCCGGCAGCACACCAGCCGACTACCCGAAGGCCCTGCGCCTGGATCGCGTGCAGTTGGCCATGGTGAAGGCCGTTACGCCGAAGGAGCGCTTCTTCTCCCCCACCGATCTGGTGCAGGACAGCAAGCACTTGCGCATAGCGGTCACCGGTCTGCGACCGATTGAAGAAGCGATCTCGACCGTGGGGGGGATACGTCCGGCAGACCTCACGCCCGCGTTCGCAATAGCGCGCTACCCGCAGCTGCACGCCATCGGCGAAATGGTGGATTGGGACGCCCCCACCGGCGGCTACCTGCTGCAAGGCTGCTTCGCGATGGGGCACCATGCGGCGCAGTGCATCCTCGCCGCACGCTGACCCCGAACGTGATCCGGCGGGATCGCGCTCGATGGGATCCCCGGAGGTGCCTGCCTGCTGGAGCTGACCGATGCCAACGGAGCGAGGATGGCCTTGAGGTTCGCTATCGAGTGAGCCCCGATGCCGACCACCACCAGCACGATCTCGCCAGCGGCATTGGTGAAGCAGCGCGTGATGCCGCCTTGTGCCAGCAGGCTTTGGGGGATGGTTCGGAAGAAGCGGATCATGGTCGGTGTTGCTCTACTTAAGATCCCGAATGTGATCATCGAGTTGTGCCAGAATGGAAGCGATGTCATGCTCCATCGCTTCATACCGCCCTTGCATGTACTTGCGGATGAAGAGGTTCATCTTCACGACCTCCTGGAATTTCCTGTCATCCATGAGCCGCTCATGGTCCACTGGCGTGGCCGATACCCACATGGCTTCCACGTTCAGGTGCTCCAGGACTTGCGGATAGACATGGTTCCATTGGTAGCCATCATCAAGGCCCTTCTCAACATTCTCCAGGTACACGTACTTCATGGAGTACAGGGCTGATATGGCATTGCGCAGGCTGTCGTCAGAGATCAGGTCGATGCCCACGGACTTCAGGTTCTCCCAGGCCGCGGTATTCTCGCTGAGCTGGAAGTTGCCGAGGA from Flavobacteriales bacterium encodes the following:
- a CDS encoding AAA family ATPase, giving the protein MLALLASVVGYLAYNLHKLPESMWLLRILFWMAVPVILLLIYLYNLRPAMIRQRELRIRPTGDPTAEYFTTSPRTEADSALFNGKPEYEKILSWLMSAHEPVLMLTGQSGVGKSSLVDAYLAPELSKHSEPRIEVVRLRAGQDPLAELKGALSERLKAFGNDAGNLDALQLVSALESIAPAGHRTLIVLDQFEEFFLLQGAVANADPVSAGKPIVHQPMVEELRDFFRRLLVLRPTRLSILLSYREDHQPMVDALELPARTERLNWMPVYPMSLASTRAFINACPGLNVPKERMDKVIAEAARYEDSQGIRPIVSNILGLVLLRMVDHPTAWRRTDDLLRYYVESGLGKELRLDRAKVLRSLLSDFRTATPHAVRKLASSTRWSVRTLENQLELLGHHGLLRCLNPAEPEPGERKWQIAHDFLALQVDRVMPGIHQTTFRAIRPWLAPTALLIVILLTSFIANSPEDRAARSLREVGLMWDPERRTIESSSYAEENLSSEMIRERKGDLVLLDPQAMSVYSEVLVDLEWLQGLQSLRSLDILGCNELKDLSGLHWAPGIVELEISLNTGIEELGGLQHLHGLRFFSMAYCPKLNGIEELSGLTSLRTLSLASNDWLKDLNAIRGLDSLEQLRLGNCQQLTDFSGLQGFARLSRLDLKRCVRLKDLEALRGLTSLRALDISFCDSLVDLSALTALPAMDTLRLHGPWLFEMVDELPPLPQPRRIEIGACELPVGADTAGLRAKLPHMVVLPKPDR
- a CDS encoding TIGR03862 family flavoprotein, with translation MERKRIAIIGGGPAGLIAADALAQHGEVHLYEQGKSVGRKFLVAGQGGFNLTNSAEGETLKAMYAPPGFLDEALASFGPAELRAWLQEMGIETYVGTSGRVFPVKGTKPIDVLQAIRDRLIARGVRFHLEHAFIGFDAEVRPIIEHAGSRSAVQADRVLFALGGASWSVTGSTGHWVAHFASLGLDIAPFRSSNCGINVQWPAHFIAAHAGKPLKNIRITAGDRSVLGEATITEHGLEGNAIYPIVPVVREALERGEEAFIRIDLKPNSTAEHLLHKLSGSTPADYPKALRLDRVQLAMVKAVTPKERFFSPTDLVQDSKHLRIAVTGLRPIEEAISTVGGIRPADLTPAFAIARYPQLHAIGEMVDWDAPTGGYLLQGCFAMGHHAAQCILAAR